A window of Lytechinus pictus isolate F3 Inbred chromosome 7, Lp3.0, whole genome shotgun sequence contains these coding sequences:
- the LOC129264340 gene encoding uncharacterized protein LOC129264340, giving the protein MDSAESENLKSSNSPRLHAADQSSPQSTKPVTSPRQDSIMPTTHIISPSGKKRLSPTCTTNRSINNNMHTLNVDISLANAKVNSVSPGRQCLSDSRLTVKPSKNIPVSNHRKRKIDIDGAEITAVITVPMTSPKQKRLSPPDICNNVNINVQSKKDLTVDWNQNERNISDASYGKRRSSWSETSPDSYKHSHNIGHRKVSPRVSPKIPNSAELHAAIGWKAFPNSKTQNNHKDTHNADRHTNSVSPTSAKVQQNGRLKSSHASIGEHKRPSLSHSISNDSVFDENVSEPNEIDEERFEKVDSEVAFIRTPGVKNNAAGDMGKPKQATGRTSPRGGGKPKEVVRKNTLGSSDSGVDSKRKRKGSVSESVGSESVLSSCTEDSFTDDGSMAGREGLSSPEDGKPKKRRFKFADTLPPRAPRARREASLTAETKVHLLYERDDFVEKMPVKVSAPKKPKASQSVSDAQGGDLLTSRSISSDIKVAKDTCKVGSDSKGKRITEHTSVTNGQEKAKEPKKPAIKAKLKNDTPPTSSKSELATETSAQTCSRCGKPIKPQGNRTPDEASDRKSNNLKTETSPNNKISSPSSTTLLPTLKEPAVVPHSTATPNHLSCSCTQAQRSISEPAPDNALMKALAPLLGQPRRASIDAAECEKLNASLKGAFLLRLSRHSIDAPTTIANQLSLPLAQLGILQSGNLHASNGTPNNGTIVTVPQPNDGGTTVTEFINSKSKVVRKVVKRPGLKPFHRRKSTNGWRGEGNPVQKPVIINNESVQEVRFCYESIRRKDDVIKTRDCVLLRADLRKRDLPFVAKVAALYEDPETGMSYL; this is encoded by the exons AATTTAAAGAGCAGTAACTCTCCCAGATTGCATGCAGCAGACCAGTCCAGTCCTCAGAGTACCAAACCTGTAACATCACCCAGGCAGGATAGCATAATGCCAACGACACATATAATAAGCCCCTCGGGGAAGAAAAGACTGTCTCCTACCTGTACGACAAATCGCTCAATCAATAATAACATGCATACTCTGAATGTGGACATCAGTCTGGCAAATGCCAAAGTGAACAGTGTTTCTCCGGGAAGGCAGTGCCTGTCAGACTCCAGGCTCACGGTGAAACCATCAAAGAACATTCCAGTGTCCAACCATCGCAAGAGAAAGATAGACATCGACGGTGCAGAGATTACCGCTGTCATAACCGTGCCCATGACCTCTCCAAAACAGAAGAGATTAAGTCCCCCAGATATCTGCAACAATgtgaatataaatgtacaatcgAAGAAAGATTTAACTGTCGACTGGAACCAGAATGAAAGGAATATTTCTGATGCATCTTATGGAAAGAGGAGGTCAAGTTGGTCTGAGACCTCTCCTGACAGTTACAAGCATTCCCACAATATAGGTCACAGAAAAGTATCCCCCAGGGTGTCCCCTAAGATCCCAAATTCTGCAGAACTCCATGCGGCCATCGGTTGGAAGGCATTCCCAAATTCCAAAACGCAGAACAATCACAAAGACACCCACAATGCGGACAGGCATACCAACAGCGTTTCTCCTACCAGTGCAAAGGTGCAGCAGAATGGACGTCTGAAAAGCAGCCATGCATCGATAGGTGAACATAAGAGACCAAGCCTTTCCCACAGCATCTCGAACGATTCtgtttttgatgaaaatgtttcGGAACCCAATGAAATCGACGAAGAAAGATTTGAGAAGGTTGACAGTGAGGTTGCCTTCATTAGGACGCCTGGGGTAAAGAATAACGCAGCAGGAGATATGGGTAAACCTAAACAAGCTACAGGAAGAACATCACCCAGAGGGGGTGGCAAGCCAAAGGAAGTCGTTCGGAAAAATACTCTTGGCTCAAGCGATTCAGGTGTTGATAGCAAGAGGAAACGAAAGGGATCCGTCTCAGAGAGTGTTGGGAGCGAGTCTGTATTAAGCAGTTGCACAGAGGATTCATTCACTGACGATGGAAGCATGGCGGGACGCGAAGGTCTTAGCTCTCCCGAAGATGGAAAGCCGAAAAAGCGCAGGTTCAAATTTGCAGACACGCTACCGCCGCGTGCTCCAAGGGCAAGACGAGAAGCGAGTCTGACGGCAGAGACCAAAGTGCATCTGTTGTACGAAAGGGATGATTTTGTTGAGAAAATGCCTGTAAAAGTGTCAGCACCAAAGAAACCTAAGGCAAGTCAGAGTGTAAGTGATGCACAGGGAGGTGATTTGTTGACAAGTAGATCTATATCATCAGATATCAAAGTTGCAAAGGATACATGTAAAGTTGGAAGTGATTCCAAGGGGAAAAGGATTACGGAACATACTAGTGTGACGAATGGACAGGAAAAAGCTAAGGAACCCAAGAAACCTGCCATAAAGGCAAAACTGAAAAATGATACACCCCCAACATCTAGCAAATCTGAACTTGCTACTGAGACAAGTGCACAAACATGCTCCCGCTGTGGAAAACCTATAAAACCTCAAGGCAATAGAACTCCAGATGAAGCCTCAGATAGAAAGAGTAACAATCTGAAAACGGAAACTTCACCTAACAACAAAATCAGTAGCCCCAGCAGTACAACTCTCTTACCGACCCTCAAAGAACCTGCAGTGGTTCCGCATTCTACAGCAACTCCAAACCACTTATCATGCTCGTGCACGCAGGCTCAGAGGAGTATTTCTGAGCCTGCGCCAGACAATGCCCTCATGAAAGCTTTAGCGCCTCTACTGGGGCAGCCGAGAAGGGCCTCTATTGATGCTGCCGAATGTGAAAAACTGAACGCATCTTTGAAAGGGGCTTTCCTGCTGAGGCTATCAAGACATTCCATTGATGCACCTACAACCATTGCCAACCAGCTTTCTCTACCTTTAGCCCAACTGGGTATCCTTCAATCAG GAAATTTGCATGCATCAAACGGTACGCCAAACAATGGTACAATAGTTACAGTCCCCCAGCCTAACGACGGTGGAACTACCGTCACGGAGTTCATCAACTCCAAGTCGAAAGTCGTTCGGAAGGTGGTGAAAAGGCCCGGTCTCAAACCCTTTCATCGAAGGAAATCTACCAATGGATGGCGAGGGGAAGGCAATCCAGTGCAGAAACCTGTTATCATTAAT AATGAGAGTGTCCAAGAGGTGCGTTTCTGCTACGAGTCCATCAGAAGGAAAGATGATGTCATCAAGACCAGAGATTGTGTCTTACTGAGAGCAGACCTGAGGAAACGAGACCTGCCGTTTGTTGCCAAGGTAGCAGCACTTTACGAGGATCCCGAAACAGGTATGTCTTACCTTTAA